One Rhipicephalus microplus isolate Deutch F79 chromosome 4, USDA_Rmic, whole genome shotgun sequence genomic window carries:
- the LOC142814349 gene encoding uncharacterized protein LOC142814349 yields MSQEKFLIAVWNRQAPSANHLTAPTKLHIRLRFFEKNTLRLVASLPLPVFVQQPQLCRPERNAAIALVEWKSYDIAIKQQTKRRLPSPFSSRCKDYSSDGVKQEFYGIASKEVICMRSSFTTISARQE; encoded by the exons ATGAGCCAAGAGAAATTTTTGATTGCCGTATGGAATCGACAAGCTCCGAGTGCAAATCATTTAACTGCACCGACCA AACTACATATTCGCCTTCGCTTTTTCGAGAAGAACACTCTACGGCTGGTGGCCTCGCTTCCACTCCCGGTGTTTGTGCAACAGCCGCAGCTCTGCAGACCCGAGCGCAACGCCGCCATTGCGCTGGTCGAGTGGAAGAGCTACGACATCGCTATCAAGCAG CAAACAAAACGACGCCTTCCATCACCTTTCTCTTCACGCTGTAAGGACTACAGCAGTGACGGAGTGAAACAAGAGTTTTACGGAATTGCATCGAAAGAGGTAATATGCATGCGTTCCTCTTTCACAACCATTTCAGCCAGGCAGGAGTGA